The Algiphilus sp. genomic sequence GCCGCGTTCCGGAAGGCCTTCAAGCGCGTGCACGGCTACGGGCCCGGGCGGTTGCGGCGGCTGTTCCGGCGAGGGGCCTGACGGCGACGGCGGAAACGCGGAATCGCACGCAATCGGGACAGCGCGCGCACCGGGGACAGTATACTTATTTTATCGCGCCAGAGTCAGCGGCCTTGCCTCTCGCCTGGATAAAATAAGTATACTGTCCCCGATCTTCGCCTGCAGGCGCCCCGATCTACGGCTTACCCGAACCAGGGCCCGGAAATCTGGAAGGTCACGCCGCCCAGCCCTGGCCCGCCGGCATTCGGCCCGCGCTGCGAGTTGACGAAGAAGTGCCGACCGTCCGGCGAGAACGCGGGTCCGGTGAGCTCGCTCGCCTCGTGGCCGGTCAGCCGCAGCAAGTGCACCAGCTCGCCGTTCGGGCGGATGGCGACGACGTCCTGCTCGCCGGACTTGTCCTCGACCACGACGACATCCCCGCCGGGGGTGACCACGATGTTGTCGACGGAATCGAGGATGGGATCCTCGAACCAGTTGTCGTCGTAGATGACGCGCACGGTGCCGTCGGCGATGTCGTGGGCCCAGATGCGCCGGTCGCCCTTGGTCGCGAAGTAGATCTGGCCGTTGTGGTACCAGATGCCCTCGCCGCCGTCGAAGGCGGTGGACTCGGGCACCTGCAGGCGGGTGGCGGTACCGGTGAGCACGCCGCCGAGCACGGGGTTGGGGTTGGGCACGTCCAGCCACTCGACCGCGAAGGGTACGGAGGTCACGGCGCGGTCGTCGGAATCCAGCGTCTCGGCATCGATGAGCACCTGCATGACCTGCAGGCGACCGATGGTGAGATCGGGGCGGCCGCCGACGTTGGGCGTGTCCGGCACGAAGCGGTAGAAGCGGCCGTCGCCCTCGTCCTCGGTCTCGTAGACGATGTTGGTGGCCGGATCGACCGCCGCGGCCTCGTGCGAGAAGGTGCCCAGCGCGCGCAGGCGGGTAGCGCTCTCCTGCCCGAAGGGGTCGCATTCCCAGATATTGCCGAGACCGTACTCCTCGCCCGAGAGCCAGGTGTTCCACGGCGTGATGCCGCCGGCGCAGTTGATGCGGCTGCGCGCGCCGGACAGGATGTTGTAGCCGTCGACGATTTCGCCGGCGGCGTTGAAGCGCAGCGCGTTGACGCCGCCGGGCAGGAACTCGCGGTTGCAGACGTAGACCCAGCCACCGTCCTCGGTGGCGTAGGTGGCGCCGCCATCCGGGTCCGTGTGCCAGAGGAGGTTGGTGTTGGGCACCAGGCGGTTGGCCTCGGCGATGGCGGTGGCCGTGAAGCCCTCGGGCAGCATCAGGCCGTTGCCGTCGGGCGCCTGCAGCGGGCCCAGCCGCGCCAGCGACGGCCCGTCGCCGCCACCGGTGCCGGTGTCCATGCCGCCGTCGCTGCCGCAACCGGTGAGCGCCTGGCCCAGCGCGACGTAGGAGAGGCCGGCCGCCGTTCCCTGGAGAACGCGGCGACGGGATAACGGAAGCGATGACGGCATGGCGGAATCCGGGTGCGGGTGGACAGGCGGCGCGCGATTGTCGGTGCCGAATATGACAGCGCCATGACCGTCCCGCAGTCGCGCAAATTGCGGAATCGGCCCGGCGTCAGCCCCCGCTGACGTTGCGCGACAGCCAGCCGCCCACCCGCGCGGCGGCGGTGTCCGGATGCTCGAGCATGAAGCAGTGCCCGCCCGGCGTGCCCTCGGCCTCGAGCTGCGGCTGCAGGCGCGCCGCGCGCCGCGCCGACGGCGCCATGAAGAAGTAGCTGCCGACGCCGTAGTAGAGGAAGGTGGGCACCGGCAGCCGCGGCAGATCCCGCCACGGATACAGCGGGTTCTCGAAGATCTGCGCTTCCAGCTCGGGGTCGCAGGCCAGCGCGCGTCCGTCGTCGGCATCGCGGGTGGCGTGGCGGACGAAATCGTCCAGCGCTTCGTCGCACCAGCCCGCGTAGATGCCGCGGCCGCGCAGGCGTTCGCGGGCGGTGTCGGCATCCGCCCAGGCGCTGCGCCGGCGGCGCGCCCCGGCCGCGAAGGGATGCCGACCGAGCGCGGCGGCCAGCTTGGTGCCCAGCCAGTAGCGCGGCGGCAGGAAGA encodes the following:
- a CDS encoding alkaline phosphatase PhoX; the protein is MPSSLPLSRRRVLQGTAAGLSYVALGQALTGCGSDGGMDTGTGGGDGPSLARLGPLQAPDGNGLMLPEGFTATAIAEANRLVPNTNLLWHTDPDGGATYATEDGGWVYVCNREFLPGGVNALRFNAAGEIVDGYNILSGARSRINCAGGITPWNTWLSGEEYGLGNIWECDPFGQESATRLRALGTFSHEAAAVDPATNIVYETEDEGDGRFYRFVPDTPNVGGRPDLTIGRLQVMQVLIDAETLDSDDRAVTSVPFAVEWLDVPNPNPVLGGVLTGTATRLQVPESTAFDGGEGIWYHNGQIYFATKGDRRIWAHDIADGTVRVIYDDNWFEDPILDSVDNIVVTPGGDVVVVEDKSGEQDVVAIRPNGELVHLLRLTGHEASELTGPAFSPDGRHFFVNSQRGPNAGGPGLGGVTFQISGPWFG
- a CDS encoding alpha/beta hydrolase, which produces MNAFADGTDETAYGSLAAWAYTGSDGVTVRGRRRDAAPGMPTVHWLHGNGFCGGVYWSFLRRLDPRLGLITHDIEGHGESDPARDFAGVPATMTRIHGALAQKAPPAPLIAMGHSFGAALSLRAVIQNPERFAALVLLDPIFLPPRYWLGTKLAAALGRHPFAAGARRRRSAWADADTARERLRGRGIYAGWCDEALDDFVRHATRDADDGRALACDPELEAQIFENPLYPWRDLPRLPVPTFLYYGVGSYFFMAPSARRAARLQPQLEAEGTPGGHCFMLEHPDTAAARVGGWLSRNVSGG